One part of the Nymphaea colorata isolate Beijing-Zhang1983 unplaced genomic scaffold, ASM883128v2 scaffold0195, whole genome shotgun sequence genome encodes these proteins:
- the LOC116268286 gene encoding caltractin, whose translation MTSMYASRMSRTSRGEAFEAREFVTYYVSEREIEAWKEIFDAFDTDQDGVLAPRDLLEAMSKYNDGYHPKRNRIYQTMALYDKDESGNIDFKEFLRMLFERPYERDSSEDLKRVFGEIDAENKGFISEDDLADLAIELKENLSQEEIQMIMRKLDPKRTGKISLTAFIDFNREHIV comes from the coding sequence ATGACCTCCATGTACGCCTCCAGGATGAGTCGCACCTCTCGCGGCGAGGCCTTCGAGGCCAGGGAATTCGTGACTTACTATGTCAGCGAGAGGGAGATCGAAGCCTGGAAGGAAATATTCGATGCGTTTGATACCGACCAGGACGGCGTCCTTGCTCCCAGGGACCTCCTGGAGGCGATGTCGAAGTACAACGATGGCTACCATCCCAAGAGGAACCGCATCTACCAGACCATGGCCCTCTACGATAAGGATgagagcggaaacatcgacttCAAGGAGTTCCTGAGGATGCTCTTCGAAAGACCCTATGAGCGCGACTCCAGCGAGGACCTTAAGCGCGTCTTCGGGGAAATCGATGCGGAGAATAAGGGATTCATCAGTGAAGACGACCTAGCGGATCTGGCGATAGAGCTCAAGGAAAACCTTTCCCAGGAGGAGATTCAAATGATAATGCGGAAACTGGATCCGAAGAGGACTGGCAAGATCTCCCTGACCGCCTTCATCGACTTCAACCGCGAACACATCGTCTGA